One Gossypium hirsutum isolate 1008001.06 chromosome A11, Gossypium_hirsutum_v2.1, whole genome shotgun sequence genomic window carries:
- the LOC107899277 gene encoding LOW QUALITY PROTEIN: pentatricopeptide repeat-containing protein At5g67570, chloroplastic-like (The sequence of the model RefSeq protein was modified relative to this genomic sequence to represent the inferred CDS: inserted 1 base in 1 codon) → MDASIVPSPKLPPPHFEPNTENIKRRLLRKGVYPTPKIVRTLRKREILKHNRKTKQPQPETPSLSASELQSLAEASHFLTLKREYRRFSKALNPKGSARVXSLAGKPWERIEGPKLRDLVSEDEEFHGESLKRQNLKELKEMFEEDLRWVLEDDVDVEDDDCLLPTEKQMQDLGPSKRWRNEKEAIRFLVDRLSEREITERHWKFVRIMKQSGLQFTEWQLLRIVEGLGKNGKWRQAMAIVQWLYGNKERKDFKSRFVYTKLLSVLGKARRPQEALQIFKLMLGDCLIYPDLAAYHSIAVTLGQAGLLKELLNIIECMRQKPSKRIKNMRRKNWDPVLEPDLVVYNAVLNACVPLHQWKGVSWVFEQLRKSGLRPSGATYGLAMEVMLQSGKYDLVHEFFRKMKRSGEAPRALTYKVLVIAFWEEGKINEAVEAVQDMERRGLIGTASVYYELACCLCRNGRWQDAIIEVDKIKRLSTRKPLEITFTGLIMASLDGGYVDDCISIFQYMKDHCAPNIGTINAMLKVYGQNDMFSKAKELFEETNKAKSGPYSSLNDKFGNLIPDGFTYSLMLEASASAHQWEYFEYVYKEMALSGYQLDQSKLPILLVEASRAGKWYLLEHAFDASLEGGEIPHPLIFTEMLIQATWQSNYEKAVTLVNTMAHAPFQVSEKQWTDLFVKNRDRITQGCLVKLFDALSSSELSSEITVSNLLRSLQSLCGSAPSTSSMSFGNFGETYGSERLNIPSISGNEKGKAATYPPLKATDTSFAMLSLTNAGKNEEGGVDADDSASKKHSCTGDFTNDVTSGEPTNGSGKQVPLLNLDEYTEDTDEAETDLPVGGNTEMDLLIDEDNDSLMSKLPSAQEILESWKKSRESDGIYFPFHLGQK, encoded by the exons ATGGACGCTTCAATAGTCCCATCTCCTAAGCTCCCGCCTCCCCACTTCGAACCTAACACTGAAAACATCAAACGGAGGCTTCTCCGGAAAGGCGTTTACCCTACTCCCAAAATTGTTAGAACTCTCAGGAAAAGGGAAATTCTCAAACATAACCGCAAAACTAAACAACCCCAGCCTGAAACCCCATCCCTCTCCGCTTCCGAACTCCAGTCTTTGGCTGAAGCGTCTCACTTTTTAACCCTAAAACGCGAGTACAGACGCTTCTCGAAAGCTCTCAACCCAAAAGGGAGTGCCAGAG CTTCCTTGGCGGGAAAACCATGGGAGAGAATCGAGGGACCCAAACTCCGGGACCTCGTTTCAGAAGACGAAGAGTTCCACGGGGAGAGCTTGAAGAGACAGAACCTTAAAGAACTCAAAGAAATGTTCGAAGAGGATCTCCGTTGGGTCCTGGAGGATGATGTTGACGTGGAAGACGATGATTGTCTGTTACCCACTGAAAAGCAAATGCAGGACTTGGGCCCTTCAAAACGTTGGCGTAACGAGAAAGAAGCAATTCGATTCCTTGTTGACAG GTTAAGTGAGAGGGAGATAACGGAAAGGCATTGGAAATTTGTAAGGATAATGAAGCAATCAGGGTTGCAATTTACAGAGTGGCAGTTACTTAGGATTGTTGAAGGACTTGGAAAGAACGGGAAATGGAGGCAGGCAATGGCCATTGTCCAATGGCTGTATGGCAATAAGGAGCGTAAAGATTTCAAAAGCAG GTTTGTTTACACAAAACTGTTGTCAGTTCTTGGGAAGGCGAGGCGACCCCAGGAAGCTCTTCAGATTTTCAAGCTGATGCTT GGAGACTGCCTTATATATCCCGATTTAGCTGCATATCACAGTATTGCTGTTACATTGGGGCAAGCTGGTCTTTTGAAGGAATTGCTGAACATAATCGAGTGCATGAGACAGAAACcttctaaaagaattaaaaatatgcgACGCAAGAACTGGGATCCAGTgcttgaacctgatctggttgTATATAATGCT GTTCTGAATGCTTGTGTCCCACTGCATCAGTGGAAGGGTGTTTCCTGGGTGTTTGAACAGCTTAGAAAGAGTGGTTTGAGACCTAGTGGAGCGACATATGGGCTTGCAATGGAG GTAATGTTGCAATCTGGGAAGTATGATTTGGTCCATGAGTTttttagaaaaatgaaaagaagcgGAGAAGCTCCAAGAGCACTTACTTACAAAG TCCTTGTCATAGCTTTTTGGGAGGAAGGAAAGATTAATGAAGCTGTGGAAGCGGTCCAGGATATGGAACGGAGGGGACTAATTGGAACGGCCAGTGTCTACTATGAGCTAGCCTGCTGTCTTTGCAGAAATGGAAGGTGGCAAGATGCTATAATAGAG GTGGACAAGATTAAAAGACTATCTACTAGGAAACCTTTGGAGATCACTTTCACTGGTTTGATAATGGCTTCCCTGGATGGTGGATATGTTGATGATTGCATTTCCATATTTCAATACATGAAAGACCATTGTGCACCCAACATAGGAACCATAAATGCAATGCTTAAAGTGTATGGCCAGAATGATATGTTTTCTAAAGCCAAAGAATTGTTTGAAGAAACCAATAAAGCTAAATCTGGTCCTTATAGTTCCCTGAATGATAAGTTTGGTAACCTTATCCCTGATGGCTTCACTTATAGCTTAATGCTGGAGGCATCTGCTAGTGCTCACCAATGGGAATATTTTGAGTATGTCTATAAGGAGATGGCTCTCTCTGGATATCAGCTAGATCAAAGTAAACTTCCAATTCTACTTGTGGAAGCATCGAGAGCTGGGAAG TGGTATCTATTAGAACATGCCTTTGATGCCTCTTTGGAAGGTGGAGAGATTCCACATCCTCTGATCTTCACTGAGATGTTGATACAAGCTACTTGGCAAAGTAATTATGAGAAGGCTGTCACCTTGGTCAATACCATGGCTCATGCTCCATTTCAAGTTAGTGAAAAGCAGTGGACTGACCTTTTTGTGAAAAATAGAGACAGGATTACTCAAGGTTGTTTAGTGAAACTGTTTGATGCACTCTCCAGTTCTGAGTTATCATCTGAAATCACAGTCTCAAACTTGTTAAGATCTTTGCAATCTCTTTGTGGATCTGCCCCGTCTACCAGTTCCATGTCCTTTGGTAACTTTGGGGAAACTTATGGTAGTGAGAGATTAAATATTCCAAGTATTTCCGGGAATGAGAAAGGTAAAGCAGCCACATATCCTCCATTAAAAGCAACTGATACATCATTTGCTATGTTGTCTCTTACCAATGCTGGAAAGAACGAAGAGGGTGGTGTCGATGCAGATGATAGTGCATCTAAAAAACACAGCTGCACAGGGGATTTTACTAATGATGTTACATCTGGTGAGCCTACTAATGGTTCTGGTAAGCAGGTCCCTTTGTTAAACCTAGATGAGTATACCGAAGATACTGATGAGGCTGAAACCGACCTTCCAGTTGGTGGTAATACTGAAATGGATTTGCTAATCGATGAGGATAATGATTCTCTTATGTCAAAATTGCCTTCTGCACAAGAAATATTGGAATCATGGAAGAAAAGCAGGGAAAGTGATGGGATATACTTCCCTTTCCATCTTGGGCAGAAGTGA